Proteins from a genomic interval of Trifolium pratense cultivar HEN17-A07 linkage group LG6, ARS_RC_1.1, whole genome shotgun sequence:
- the LOC123890637 gene encoding auxin efflux carrier component 8-like, whose translation MISLANVYHVVTTTVPLYVTMILAYVSLKWFKIFTQEQCSGINKFVAKFSIPLLSFQVISSNNLYKMSLKLMYADFIQKILAFVLLTAIVKISGKGGLKWIITGFSLSTLPNTLILGIPLLKAMYKDEAVVLLAQIVFLQSMIWYNLLLFLYEFDAAKNILSAPPSQSTGGESETSTSETELKREEDGEQVETKRKMKIFPILVTVGKKLIRNPNTFASLIGIIWSSIHFRWGLHMPQVVNHSIELLANGGLGMAMFSLGLFMASQSSIIACGARNTMVAIGLKVVVGPALMALASIVIGLRNTLFKVAVVQAALPQGIVPFVFAKEYNVHPSILSTAILLGMLIALPVELAFYFLLAL comes from the exons ATGATTTCCTTAGCCAATGTTTATCATGTAGTGACAACAACTGTCCCATTATATGTAACAATGATTCTAGCTTATGTCTCATTGAAATGGTTTAAGATATTCACACAAGAACAATGTTCAGGAATAAACAAATTTGTAGCAAAATTCTCAATACCCCTTTTGTCATTTCAAGTCATTTCTTCAAACAATCTCTACAAAATGAGCTTAAAACTCATGTATGCTGATTTCATTCAGAAAATTCTTGCATTTGTTCTTTTAACCGCAATCGTTAAGATCAGTGGTAAAGGTGGTTTGAAATGGATTATAACTGGTTTTTCATTATCAACACTTCCTAATACTTTGATTCTTGGAATTCCATTGTTAAAAGCTATGTATAAAGATGAAGCTGTTGTTCTGTTAGCTCAGATTGTTTTCTTGCAGAGTATGATTTGGTACAATTTGCTTTTGTTTCTTTATGAGTTTGATGCTGCCAAGAACATTCTATCGGCACCTCCATCACAAAGCACAG GAGGAGAATCGGAGACGTCCACTAGTGAAACAGAATTAAAAAGAGAAGAGGATGGAGAACAGGTTGaaacaaaaaggaaaatgaaGATCTTTCCCATTCTTGTCACAGTGGGGAAGAAGTTAATCAGAAATCCAAATACTTTTGCATCTTTAATAGGCATCATTTGGTCAAGCATACACTTCAG GTGGGGATTACATATGCCTCAGGTGGTTAATCACTCAATAGAACTATTGGCCAATGGAGGTCTTGGTATGGCAATGTTCAGCTTAG GTTTGTTTATGGCATCACAGTCAAGTATCATAGCATGTGGGGCAAGGAATACAATGGTTGCAATTGGACTGAAAGTTGTTGTAGGGCCTGCTCTAATGGCTTTGGCATCCATTGTCATTGGATTAAGAAACACATTGTTTAAAGTTGCAGTAGTTCAG GCAGCTCTACCACAAGGAATTGttccttttgtttttgctaAAGAATATAATGTCCATCCATCAATCTTAAGCACTGC GATCTTGTTAGGAATGCTCATTGCCTTGCCAGTTGAATTGGCTTTCTACTTCCTCTTAGCACTTTGA
- the LOC123891182 gene encoding outer plastidial membrane protein porin gives MAKGPGLYTDIGKKARDLLYKDYNSDQKFTITTYSPTGVAITSTGTKKGEQFLGDVNTQLKNKNITADVKVDTSSNIFTTITINEPAPGVKAILSFKVPEQTSGKVELQYLHDYAGISSSVGLKANPVVNLSSVFGTDQGSVGADLSFDTKQGVLTKSNFGLSFITEDLLAALTLNDKGDVLNASYYQAINPLTNTAVAVDMSHKFSTKENTFTLGAQHALDPLTTVKARVNNAGKASALIQHEWRPKSLFTISTEVDTKAIEKSAKVGLSLALKP, from the exons ATGGCTAAGGGTCCCGGTCTCTACACTGACATCGGCAAGAAAGCCAGAG ATCTGTTGTACAAGGACTATAACAGTGACCAGAAATTCACCATCACAACTTACTCACCTACTGGAGTT GCTATAACATCAACGGGAACAAAGAAAGGTGAACAGTTTCTGGGTGATGTTAATACCCAGTTGAAGAACAAAAACATCACTGCTGATGTCAAAGTAGACACAAGTTCCAAC ATTTTCACAACCATCACTATCAATGAACCTGCTCCTGGTGTGAAGGCTATTTTAAGCTTCAAAGTTCCTGAGCAAACATCTGGCAAG GTGGAGCTACAATACTTGCACGACTATGCTGGAATAAGCAGCAGTGTTGGGTTGAAAGCAAACCCGGTTGTCAACTTGTCTAGTGTTTTTGGAACTGATCAAGGTTCTGTTGGTGCTGATCTTTCTTTTGACACCAAACAAGGGGTGTTAACAAAATCTAATTTTGGACTGAGCTTTATCACTGAAGACTTGCTTGCGGCATTGACTCT GAATGACAAAGGTGATGTGCTGAATGCGTCTTACTATCAGGCTATTAACCCCTTGACCAACACTGCTGTTGCTGTTGACATGAGTCACAAATTCTCAACCAAAGAAAACACCTTCACACTTGGCGCCCAACATGCATTGGATCCATTGACCACAGTGAAGGCTCGCGTCAACAACGCTGGCAAGGCAAGTGCTCTTATCCAGCACGAATGGCGCCCCAAGTCACTCTTTACCATTTCTACTGAGGTGGACACCAAGGCCATTGAAAAGAGTGCCAAGGTTGGATTGAGTTTGGCTCTCAAACCCTGA